In the genome of Pichia kudriavzevii chromosome 4, complete sequence, one region contains:
- a CDS encoding uncharacterized protein (PKUD0D04120; similar to Saccharomyces cerevisiae YOR233W (KIN4) and YPL141C (FRK1); ancestral locus Anc_8.654) yields the protein MSQYATVEIPPHQKKHIDGSTGKRKPHREVRFGNYVLGSTLGEGEFGKVKLGWRKDGKLPSQAAIKLIKRDSIPTGSQKEEKIYREISALKKLRHPNIVRLVEVLQNDKYIGIVLEYASGGELFDYILDHRYLKESMACRLFAQLVSGVNYMHSKGIVHRDLKLENLLLDKHKNIIITDFGFVNTFQNSANDLMKTSCGSPCYAAPELVVSNHPYEARKVDVWSCGVILYAMLAGYLPFDDDPENPDGSNIARLYHYITHTSLTFPEYIQPTPRDLLRRILVSNPKRRISLKEVTTHRWLAPHMPFLSVSPIEWDKNYRTSKLLAHQQDNYNNRRMSLMENPTSASLMLNKPTSHRPYSTQNVKSLLYSNPAAPQTSKTVAIPSDDSSPISSPLKNSMTISMDSSSDQINQGITRHSRSGSAASLVLQAVVEADTEKKKRYSNGSSEILTTPVKNTKQRPISFVPLLSDTANIFTVDNSNNSISSISINNSNNMNNINLNTNNKNRNFETIKESPEHSKISNVLPPPTPIFNKPSSNTHSSTTKLPSSRINKPRPTSYHPSYASNFTPSDLSYLSSTNHSEGSLKLNTGTSRVKIANSSVYSSTSESLISTSLKEMVIPESVDDDQTNTQTGQLESITKSFDTLSLNKPSATSPIISDKIKFFNEDVETINTKTSAANNNNDPDSTIIENDDSEKENLPSSSSNILPNEDIKPQPTIENPKYKRFSLLSFYQTTPGPSEPLTLNKRSPLSPHPEYEAKSRNVSSSNPNASSTATAHANSNSNAKSAKTNNKYTEASTNKSERRVSSVNVHDSKKADRVERETSTARKVMDFFKRRSMRI from the coding sequence ATGTCCCAATACGCAACGGTGGAGATACCTCCGCATCAGAAGAAACACATTGATGGGTCAACTGGGAAAAGGAAGCCGCATCGTGAAGTTAGGTTTGGCAACTACGTATTAGGATCCACACTTGGTGAGGGCGAGTTTGGTAAAGTCAAGCTTGGGTGGAGAAAAGACGGGAAACTCCCTTCACAGGCGGCCATCAAGTTGATCAAGAGGGACTCTATTCCAACTGGTTCTcagaaggaggagaaaatATACAGAGAAATCAGTGccttgaagaagttgaggCACCCGAACATTGTCAGGCTAGTCGAAGTTTTACAGAATGATAAATACATTGGAATAGTCTTGGAATATGCTTCTGGAGGTGAATTGTTTGACTATATTCTTGATCATCGATACCTCAAGGAGTCCATGGCATGTCGATTATTCGCTCAGCTTGTATCCGGTGTTAATTATATGCATTCCAAAGGTATCGTCCATAGAGACTTGAAGCTAGAAAACCTACTACTGGacaaacataaaaatataatcaTTACAGATTTTGGCTTTGTAAATACTTTCCAAAATTCTGCAAATGACCTAATGAAAACCAGCTGTGGATCTCCTTGTTATGCTGCACCAGAATTGGTCGTTAGTAATCACCCTTACGAGGCCCGCAAAGTCGACGTTTGGTCTTGTGGTGTGATTCTCTACGCCATGTTGGCCGGCTACCTACcctttgatgatgatcCTGAAAACCCCGACGGGTCAAACATCGCAAGGCTATACCATTACATAACTCATACATCTTTAACATTCCCTGAGTACATTCAACCAACCCCAAGAGATTTATTGAGAAGAATTTTGGTTTCTAACCCAAAGAGGAGAATATCACTCAAAGAAGTAACAACTCATAGGTGGCTAGCACCGCATATGCCTTTCCTATCAGTCTCACCTATTGAATGGGACAAAAATTATAGGACTTCCAAACTACTTGCCCACCAACAAGATAATTATAATAACCGAAGAATGTCATTGATGGAAAACCCAACTTCAGCATCTCTAATGCTAAACAAACCTACTTCGCATAGACCTTACTCCACTCAAAATGTCAAATCTTTACTTTATTCCAATCCTGCTGCTCCTCAGACCTCAAAGACTGTTGCAATTCCTTCAGATGATAGTTCTCCGATTTCCTCaccattgaaaaactccATGACCATTTCCATGGACTCTTCTTCAGATCAAATAAACCAAGGAATAACTAGGCATTCAAGATCAGGCTCTGCTGCAAGTTTGGTACTACAAGCAGTGGTGGAAGCAGACacagagaagaaaaaacgTTATAGTAATGGCTCTTCTGAGATTCTGACAACGCCGGTTAAAAATACCAAGCAAAGGCCAATATCTTTTGTTCCGTTACTTTCGGATACTGCTAACATTTTTACTGTTGACAACAGCAATAATAGTATCAGTAGTATCAGCATtaacaatagcaataacATGAATAATATCAACCTCAATACTAATAATAAGAATAGGAATTTTGAGACAATCAAAGAAAGTCCGGAACATTctaaaatatcaaatgtATTGCCTCCACCAACTCCAATATTTAACAAGCCCTCTTCAAACACACActcatcaacaacaaagtTACCCTCGTCGAGAATTAATAAACCAAGACCAACCTCATATCACCCTTCCTATGCTTCTAACTTTACCCCATCAGATTTGTCTTATCTCTCTAGTACAAACCATTCAGAAGGTTCATTAAAGCTAAATACTGGTACCTCACGTGTGAAGATAGCTAATAGTAGTGTTTACTCGTCAACATCCGAATCCCtaatttcaacttcacTTAAAGAAATGGTGATACCTGAATCAGTTGACGATGACCAAACGAACACCCAGACAGGCCAATTGGAATCTATAACCAAATCTTTTGATACCCTTTCTCTTAATAAGCCTTCAGCGACATCACCAATTATTTCagataaaatcaaattttttaacgaagatgttgaaactATTAACACTAAGACAAGCGCAGCtaataacaacaatgatCCGGATTCAacaattattgaaaatgatgattctGAAAAAGAGAATTTACCAAGTTCTAGTTCTAATATCCTTCCCAATGAGGATATCAAGCCTCAACCAACTATTGAGAATCCAAAATACAAACGTTTTAGTTTGCTATCCTTTTATCAGACTACACCTGGGCCTTCAGAACCCCTGACTTTGAATAAACGATCCCCCCTTTCACCGCATCCAGAATATGAAGCGAAATCAAGGAATGTTTCGAGTTCGAATCCAAATGCTAGCTCAACTGCAACTGCACAtgcaaattcaaactcaaaTGCAAAGTCTGCCAAGACTAATAACAAATATACAGAAGCTTCAACTAATAAATCAGAACGTCGAGTATCGAGTGTAAATGTGCATGATAGTAAGAAAGCAGACAGAGTGGAAAGAGAAACCTCAACTGCACGGAAAGTTATGGACTTTTTCAAGCGTCGTAGCATGAGAATATAA
- a CDS encoding uncharacterized protein (PKUD0D04090; similar to Saccharomyces cerevisiae YCR072C (RSA4); ancestral locus Anc_6.340) has product MSTLVPPQSKRQKREAQQPREVDIIPSDLPNVLVKFQASDTGESVGSSIRVPGAITEKQLEELLNELNGNSDDPVPYTFSLETENDLVDIKDNLYTSVLKPGLKTTEDFMTLVYTPRAIFKVKPVTRSSATITGHGSTILASQFAPNTSDKLVTGAGDSTARIWDCNTQTIQKTLSGHSNWVLCVQWSPRGDVIATGSMDSTIRLWDAKTGSCLATLLGHTKYISYLCWEPIHLVKPGMKPRLVSGSKDGSIKIWDTGAMRCLMTMSGHASTVSCVKWGGLGYIYSASHDKTIRVWDGNDGKCTQILKAHAHWVNHLALSTDSVLRLGAFDHTGEEPKSEEDEKERARKNFEKVAKIGGKLVERLVTASDDFTMFLWEPTKSSKPICRMTGHQKLVNHVSFSPDGRYVTSSSFDNSIKLWDGRDGKFIATFRGHVAPVYQTSWSSDCRLLVSCSKDTTLKVWDVKTRKLMSDLPGHQDEIYTVDWSVDGKRVASGGKDKTVRIWTH; this is encoded by the coding sequence ATGTCAACTTTAGTTCCACCGCAATCTAAAAGACAGAAAAGGGAGGCCCAACAACCCCGTGAAGTCGATATTATCCCTTCCGATTTACCTAATGTTTTAGTGAAATTCCAGGCATCAGACACCGGTGAATCAGTTGGTAGTTCCATCAGAGTTCCGGGAGCAATCACAGAGAAACAGCTTGAAGAATTACTTAACGAGCTGAATGGGAATTCGGATGATCCTGTTCCATATACGTTTTCTttagaaactgaaaatgacTTAGTTGATATTAAGGATAATCTATATACTTCTGTTCTTAAGCCAGGtttgaaaacaacagaagATTTCATGACATTAGTGTATACCCCAAGAGCAATTTTTAAAGTCAAACCAGTGACTAGATCTTCTGCAACTATTACCGGTCATGGATCGACTATTCTAGCCTCTCAGTTTGCACCTAATACAAGTGACAAATTAGTTACGGGTGCTGGTGACTCAACTGCAAGAATATGGGATTGTAACACTCAAACTATACAAAAAACCTTGAGTGGACATAGTAATTGGGTTTTATGTGTTCAATGGTCGCCCAGGGGGGACGTGATTGCTACAGGTTCCATGGACTCAACAATCCGATTATGGGATGCGAAAACTGGTTCATGTTTGGCAACTTTGTTAGGTCACACCAAATATATCAGTTATTTATGTTGGGAGCCGATTCATTTGGTGAAGCCAGGTATGAAGCCTAGATTGGTATCAGGATCGAAAGACGGATCGATCAAAATTTGGGATACGGGTGCAATGCGTTGTTTAATGACCATGTCCGGACACGCCAGCACTGTGTCTTGTGTGAAATGGGGAGGTCTCGGATATATCTATTCTGCATCTCATGATAAGACGATCAGAGTTTGGGATGGAAATGATGGTAAGTGTACGCAAATACTGAAAGCTCATGCACATTGGGTGAATCATTTGGCGTTATCTACCGATTCGGTTTTGAGATTAGGTGCCTTTGATCACACTGGCGAAGAACCTAaaagtgaagaagatgaaaaggaaagagCCAGAAAGAACTTTGAGAAGGTTGCTAAGATTGGAGGGAAATTAGTTGAAAGGTTAGTTACAGCTAGTGATGATTTTACTATGTTTCTATGGGAACCTACTAAATCCAGCAAACCAATCTGTAGAATGACAGGACACCAAAAATTGGTTAATCATGTTTCCTTTTCCCCAGATGGTAGATACGTAACGTCATCATCTTTTGAcaattcaatcaaattATGGGATGGTAGAGATGGCAAATTTATTGCTACATTCCGTGGTCATGTTGCACCAGTATACCAAACATCTTGGTCTTCTGATTGTAGATTATTGGTCAGTTGCTCCAAAGATACAACCTTGAAAGTATGGGATGTCAAGACTAGAAAATTAATGTCTGATTTACCTGGCCATCAAGATGAGATCTACACAGTTGATTGGTCTGTTGATGGTAAAAGAGTCGCCAGCGGTGGCAAAGACAAGACCGTCCGGATTTGGACACACTAA
- a CDS encoding uncharacterized protein (PKUD0D04110; similar to Saccharomyces cerevisiae YOR234C (RPL33B) and YPL143W (RPL33A); ancestral locus Anc_8.655) produces MAESHRLYVKGKHVSYQRSKNVTNPNTSLIKIEGVADKDAAKFYLGKRVAYVYKASNEVRGTKIRCMWGKITRAHGNNGLVRAQFKNNLPAKTFGASVRIMLYPSNI; encoded by the exons ATGGCTGAATCTCACAGAT TATACGTCAAGGGTAAGCACGTCTCCTACCAAAGATCTAAGAATGTCACCAACCCAAACACTTCTTtaatcaaaattgaaggtGTCGCTGACAAGGACGCTGCAAAGTTCTACCTCGGTAAGAGAGTTGCATACGTTTACAAGGCATCTAACGAAGTTAGAGGTACCAAGATCAGATGTATGTGGGGTAAGATTACCAGAGCTCACGGTAACAATGGTTTAGTCAGAGCTCAATTCAAGAACAACTTACCAGCAAAGACTTTCGGTGCATCCGTTAGAATCATGCTCTACCCATCCAACATCTAA
- a CDS encoding uncharacterized protein (PKUD0D04100; similar to Saccharomyces cerevisiae YOR236W (DFR1); ancestral locus Anc_8.657): MSMNKSSVKYPKVSLIVATLMPELGIGYKGQLPWSLKQEMKYFRKLTTTTIDPDKRNAVVMGRKTYNSIPPKFRPLKNRLNVVLTRNPKSLVEEMKEELDANKGHLQISGSLPNTLQELKKAEDNGAIEEIFIIGGAEVYNQLMRENYDLIDCIYLTEVRNEETLDMDAFFELDQSKWSKCESAVLHCELEAKKLHKEFELVGNNENGFTYDFTLWKKKGLTAHKVE, translated from the coding sequence ATGAGTATGAACAAATCTTCGGTGAAATATCCTAAAGTTTCACTGATTGTTGCAACATTAATGCCGGAGCTTGGAATAGGCTATAAAGGACAACTACCATGGAGTTTGAAGCAAGAGATGAAGTATTTCCGCAAATTGACAACTACAACGATCGACCCAGATAAGAGAAATGCTGTTGTAATGGGTAGAAAGACGTATAATTCAATACCACCTAAATTCAGACCCTTAAAAAACAGACTCAATGTAGTTTTGACcagaaatccaaaatctttaGTAGAGGAAATGAAGGAGGAGCTTGATGCAAACAAGGGCCATTTACAAATATCAGGTTCACTACCAAATACTTTACAAGAGCTAAAGAAAGCTGAAGATAATGGTGCCATTGAGGAGATTTTCATAATTGGTGGTGCAGAAGTTTATAATCAGCTCATGAGAGAAAACTACGATCTAATTGATTGTATCTACTTGACCGAGGTACGAAATGAAGAGACATTAGATATGGATGCATTCTTTGAACTTGATCAGAGTAAGTGGTCCAAATGCGAGAGTGCGGTATTGCATTGTGAACTCGAAGCCAAAAAACTACATAAAGAGTTTGAGCTGGTTGggaataatgaaaatgggtTTACATACGATTTCACcctttggaaaaaaaaaggattgACTGCCCATAAAGTGGAGTAA
- a CDS encoding uncharacterized protein (PKUD0D04115): MAIPWEGLIPYGLILAFFSLAGGGMNAITIASLTRNAQGPTHESKYAVETEDKDWVRPRTKTDQWDKYLAVRDLRLTGSFRGQKAEPEAEEAFETNSVVFASNTLKPWVLRKHLIMKNSPSKWMKKYHSEREQQWESVKENYLRSMQK, from the exons ATGGCTATTCCTTGGGAAGGTTTGATTCCTTACGGTCTTATTTTAGCA TTCTTCTCACTAGCAGGTGGTGGTATGAATGCAATTACCATTGCATCATTGACACGTAATGCACAAGGACCAACACATGAATCTAAATATGCAGTTGAAACAGAAGATAAAGATTGGGTTAGACCAAGAACAAAAACTGATCAATGGGACAAATATTTAGCAGTTCGTGATTTGAGATTGACTGGTTCTTTCAGAGGCCAAAAGGCAGAACCAGAGGCTGAAGAAGCATTTGAGACTAACTCTGTTGTGTTTGCTTCAAACACTTTGAAACCTTGGGTGTTAAGAAAGCACCTTATCATGAAGAACTCACCATCAAAGTGGATGAAGAAGTACCACTCTGAGAGAGAACAACAATGGGAATCTGTTAAGGAAAATTATTTGAGAAGCATGCAGAAATAG